The sequence ATCTGTTATTTGGTCTCTGTCACCTGCATCTTGTTGTCCTCCTACAGACTGTACTGTCATGCAATCTCCTTGGTTAGTAAAATCATTGACATTTTGCAGTTCAGTAAAGGTGTGCTTGACATCAATATCTTGTGACTGCAACTGTTCATTGTTTTCATACATATTAGTAACAATAATGTGACTGGTCTGGTCTCTACTACTGCCTGATTCGTCTGCTCCTTGATCAGACTGTGATGCCACATTCATTTTCACTTTCTGAAAGTTTTTCTTTTTTGCATTCTATACCAGCCAGTCAAGAGTACGTTATACATGCATCTGCACAACCTTACAGCTTACCTTCCTTTTCTTCTTTGCCATCTGCTTGTGCTTATGTTTAGAAACCGCATTTGCCTGTGAGTTACCACCTTGAAAtaatgcagcagcagcagcagcctgGACGCCTCTCTTACCACCCTTCTTCGGCAAAACAGCCACAGGAAcctaaatatacaaacaactgATACAAAGCTGCATAAGCATTGGCTCGACTGTCTTACAGACTCGTGTTGTAACGACAGCGACAAATCAAGAAAAGACTCGTACACCACAGACACGTCATTACACTGCTGACAAACCACTGTACTTGCCAGCTCACCCCCAAACACACTGTCTACAAACGTTCGAGTTGCACAACGACCATATGCTAGAAAATAGTAAATACAACCTCTAGTGTATCAACTGcatcaatacaacacaaatttcTTAAATGTAAAAATACTTCGAATCTTTTGCTTAGTTTCCTCCTCCATTCCATCAatccttttcttctctttagATCCAAAGCACTCTAGGATTCCCAACTTGATGCGCTGCCATGCAAATAATTCCTGACATCCACATACCCATGCAGCTGCGATTAAATAAACCTACTCGAATCTCTTCTGTCTTCATCACATCTAAAAGATACCTCAGCAACTCCTGACTGTCTTGCTGCTGAAAACCACGAAAACGTGCTGCTCTATAAACAGAAACATTAACTCTCTCATTTGTATAATGTAAACCTATCAAAAGAATTTAAGTTACTTCCTACAAACTTCAGCAAATAGCTGCTTTGGGCTTACAACTCCACGTGTGCTGGATGCCATATGGACAAAAAACTGCTGTAAAGCTAACGTTAGGGAGCCTGCTTCCTTGCAACGCTGAACAGTGAGTGGTGGCTGTTTGTATAAATGTACAAGCACCACTGAGCTGCAATCATGACAAAAGAAGATAATCTGATTTATCATAACTAACCAGTTCAGGTGGATTCAACACATGTGGAGCTTGCAGTGCATCTTCtgataaacacaacaaaagaaGAGGAGTCTGAAGAAGATTCTAAACACCAACATTATGAAATTAATTGCAAATTTTAATGAACCTGTTTAAATAAATGAagtcctaattaattaaacaaaacatGTTAGGTAATGAACAATAAAATAAAGGCTTCGTTTTAATACAAGATGTTATGAACCACACATTTCCAGAAGGTGTCATTACCTCATTACGGTCACACTCTGGAGTGCATTATGTGATATCTGCATGTGCAAGCAATACATTTGAAAACATAATCTAGGCGGAGGTATGTATGCCATAACATCAGCAAGTAGATGTATGTCATAACATCAGCAAGTAGATGCACATTGCAAAATTaagaaaaaatacaaaatcaaTATTAAAAAAGATGGCTGAGCAAGTCCCTGATAACTGAGCTCATGAAACAGccaagaaaattgaaaataagaATTACTAGCAACTAATTACAGAGTCATTACTGGAAAAGCTACTCGTAAGATAAAGAAAGAGAAACGCATAACTTTAAGTAACTCAcaacaactaaaactacaTCTAATCATCTCAAATCCACGTACCGTTCAGCGACAAATGCAATGCAAACTGCTGTTAAGAAATCCAAAACAGTTTGAGTACATGCAAACTTTTGCATCTACACTCTGTGAAACCTATAAAGTTAATTTCTGGTAGCCAAAGTTAAATGCGTGTTAAATACTTAGCAAAAGCAACATCAAAATGTAAGCATTTCTTAATCACCAGTTTGCTACAGCAGCAGATGATGACTCAGAAGTTGCGGTTAATCCAACCAACTTCAGTAAAAATGCAAACTATATTAAATTGTGCACCAAATATTATCAAAGACTATCTTGAGCAGACATAGACAGAACTGCAGTATGAGTAATTGTACACCAAATATTATCAAAGACTATCTACAATAGACATAGACAGAACTGCAGTATGAGTAATTGTACACCAAATATTATCAAAGACTATCTACAGTAGACGTAGCCAGAACTGCAGTATGAGTAAATGCAGTATGAGTAAATCACTTGACTGATAACATCTACTAAACTTGAGTCTAATTAGCCTATTACATAACAACTGTACCTCCACATTAATACAGCTCCTAGACCccatgcacacaaatgatgTTGTAGCAAACTATTATATTGATGCAGTCACAATTAAGTGTGTGTAACCCAAAATAGTAATCAAATCATCAGTTAGTATCACAGTGTTGCTCCTGTGTCAAGTATGTCTATCTagtatatattattattactcaCTTGCATGACGGCATTAAAGAAGCAGGTATTTCCAAGATTCCCAAGACCCTTCatgtaaatataaatatcCATTAGAGCAATGCAAACGGGCATTTGAGTGTGCTAGCTACCCTAACAGACATGTCCATTGCACTAAAAGTAACAACTTCATCTTCACATTCATGGCTTCTTTTAATTCCTAATGCTGAACCGGCATCTACCAATACAGATCTTCAACTTAGGCACAGCTAGAACTAACATGGAAGTCACTTGCCCTTCTTAGACACAAGCATCTTTCGAAGATGCGTAATACAAGCATGCAACTGACTAGATGCATTAGGcaaaacatcatcatcacattCATAGCACCTAGTAGACAAAAACAACTAGACCACAAATTCTAAAAACCTGTTGTTCAACTGCACTAACCAAACTTGCCAAGTTGCAATATTGACAGCAATGCAATGTGCTTTGGAGTTAGCAGCATGCTTTAATGCGTGTTGCTTAATAGAACTCCTTGAACAGCCCTATAAAATCATTAAATCAATTCACCAAACACAATTCAAAGGCTACTCGTTCATACCAAGTTACAACATTGCAAGCAAATACATAGCTCATCTTCATTGTTACTGACCTACAAGAAACATGTAATCATTTGACAAGTAAGTAGCAATAACACAGAATTTCAAAATGACTCAGTAAAATAGCTGCTTCTCTTTTCAAACGTCTACTGGTATACACTGGCTCAATGTATTACAACAACATATCTGCATGATAAACATATAAGCCACCTATAAATCATACTTTGCCTAATCAGGCTTTAGCAAGAAGTGAAAGATCACTAAGCCCATGCATGCAAGAATGTTCTTACACCACCTAAAAGCTAAATGTTTGTAGTAAATTTTCAGTTGCAGAGAACAACCTATCAGCACAATAAACCAGCAGTCTTTGGCTTGGTCATTCTCATAACCACAACAGACAATGAAAGAATATTTACTAGACAACAAGTGCTTAGTGATTTGTCAAAAATCAATTATCAAGTATGTCAATGAATTCTATAGCTGGCAGCCAAGcattttctcttctgtgttTCCATAGCTGCTAGATTGAAAACAACTTTTAGAAAACTTACAAATTAGAGAAACATTCTACAGCTCAAAACCCTAGAATATTACTTTTATTAACATAAACACGTACAGAAATTATAAATCAGctctccattaattaattaattaattaattaacttacggTAACGCTATCTTCCACGTTGACATCATCTGTATCATCTGACCCTGTAGCTTGACTTTGACTAAAATCCCTCTGACAGTCCTACAATGCACGTTGAAAAAACAACCGCCTCTTGAATCACGTCTTCAGAAGACGCGCACCACACAATTTCTAATCTCATTCTCTTTCTTCAGTTTCTTGATGTTCTTTAACTTGACGGCATTACAAACATGAGGGCAATGCTTCCCTACACAGTTCGTAAACACGTTCACCAGCTTTGTATACAAGAACGTTacaatttacaaaaattttgCCTCCTACAACGAGCGCTAGCGGAAACAGCAAAGAACAGTtgcattttattttattaccaCTATTTTCATGATCGCTGTCACGACCAGCAGATTGCTTCTGCGTATTTTGTTGCTGTCTTCGATACCTCTTGTTTTTCTTGCCCATCGCATGCGCACATGCGCTCAGCCTCGAAGCACAACCCTCTCCAACGTGGAGCGCATTAGAGAGATagcatgtctatctgtctgtaagaGCGTTTCTCCAAGACAGCGAGTGTAATTTCCACCGAAGTttgctcgcgcacgccgaaacGACGAAGGTCGCAAGTGAAGCTGTCGTCGCCCTTCCGGATTTCCCGGGACAGAGCGGTCCTGCCCATCGTACCCTGGTACCTCCACTCGCGTACGAATTTCTCTGGAACGGCatatcgtatctccaccgaattgaAAATGCTCGTCCCGACGTCGTACGGTACGCGTGGAGCCTATCGTTTATTACCGGCGACGTCGGAAAGGCAAGATACTACAGTAGTAggtatatccgggtctttgaAAAATACTATTTCgcctgtgtgtacagtacgcTGGTCGAATTGCTGCcacgttcgatacacctgatccccgcaacggcagcaacgtcttcgaagtgactaCGTCCGATGGGACTGTCGAAATTACGTTACTTGATGTATCTAGGGgagattatccgggtgagtacgtAACTTCCAAGTTGTTGCTGTCCGGATATATATTTCTGAACGGGATTTTTCGAAacgggacactcggttacattttcatttgccTTCGACGGGATATACAAAATAAGCGGAGGGGGGATTTGTACGTAAACAAGACTAGAGATCATCTAGGAAGCCCGGCCTCCCTGAGTAGTGACTGGTACACCATGCAAGCTCACAAAATTTCTGTCTGCAGTACTGTACTTATAGATACTTCCAATTCACTGCTTTTGAATAGTAAGTAAAGTCACATTTCAAGCTCTTTTCATCTACCATATCGACATGCTACTGCACAGCACACACTGCTGTTCTGCCCATTCGCTCTGCATAAGCATCTCTAATATAAGTTCTTAGTGATTCGATGTCTCGCTGCAAATGGTCAACGGTGCCAATCAACATCTGGACCCCAGTAATAGGATCAGATTCTTCTAACAGATGACTCTCACTTGGTAATGATCCTGAAACTACAGAATCATTGCAGCAGAAAGATCCTAATTTACTGCTTTCACTTACGCATGTCTGTTCCTAGCAGCATATTTAGATTGGGGTCCCGTCCATCTGCAACCTCCATTCCACAGTTAACAAGATCTCTCAAATCTTGTATAGAGGACTTCATTAGTGATTGCAATTTCATTGCTGCAGACTGGAGATCACGTGCACAGTCATCAGCATGACTTGTGCGCTAACATCAAATGAGTAGCAACAA is a genomic window of Corticium candelabrum chromosome 11, ooCorCand1.1, whole genome shotgun sequence containing:
- the LOC134187473 gene encoding ubiquitin carboxyl-terminal hydrolase 16-like isoform X2, with protein sequence MGKKNKRYRRQQQNTQKQSAGRDSDHENSGKHCPHVCNAVKLKNIKKLKKENEIRNCVDCQRDFSQSQATGSDDTDDVNVEDSVTVSNNEDELCICLQCCNLGCSRSSIKQHALKHAANSKAHCIAVNIATWQVWCYECDDDVLPNASSQLHACITHLRKMLVSKKDAGSALGIKRSHECEDEVVTFSAMDMSVRGLGNLGNTCFFNAVMQNLLQTPLLLLCLSEDALQAPHVLNPPELPPLTVQRCKEAGSLTLALQQFFVHMASSTRGVVSPKQLFAEVCRKAARFRGFQQQDSQELLRYLLDVMKTEEIRRIKLGILECFGSKEKKRIDGMEEETKQKIRTYGRCATRTFVDSVFGGELASTVVCQQCNDVSVVYESFLDLSLSLQHESVPVAVLPKKGGKRGVQAAAAAALFQGGNSQANAVSKHKHKQMAKKKRKNAKKKNFQKVKMNVASQSDQGADESGSSRDQTSHIIVTNMYENNEQLQSQDIDVKHTFTELQNVNDFTNQGDCMTVQSVGGQQDAGDRDQITDGDLMKPSEDDGECQCVVKSKTTELHDAAASITDGNVECVSPKLEQSSDTDLCCSFEILQIQDKVNGMIQNAEKMLQQGCKVTETTTEGKENVMSNSYDSIDLLSVQEMACEDDNRTLSAKTVTENGFARQRNIDIIDQFQINTLESSISTTGAADELEGLANADKVDDSGHYESKGNVVHNTKQLNLEVLCSKLLTGTLAPPYLPKHGELSVQACLARFSSTEVLDGMNKFSCNQCTKLALKKQQTVTVGEDNSSKFVHLEPDEENDNIDDKNTISSMENSDDCCESSDSGMSENQGDRHESETPAKSPLETKPTMPPVYTVATKQLLLHRLPPVLTLHLKRFQQVRYGLQKITEAVLFPFILDLAPFCTGSCKTPANEEGRILYSLYGIVEHVGTLRSGHYTAYVKLRSSPCQLNHKQDIPELNEVVVESKAVATGTESNWYHISDSKVSCVSEDRVRSSQAYILFYERLN
- the LOC134187473 gene encoding ubiquitin carboxyl-terminal hydrolase 16-like isoform X1, encoding MGKKNKRYRRQQQNTQKQSAGRDSDHENSGKHCPHVCNAVKLKNIKKLKKENEIRNCVDCQRDFSQSQATGSDDTDDVNVEDSVTVSNNEDELCICLQCCNLGCSRSSIKQHALKHAANSKAHCIAVNIATWQVWCYECDDDVLPNASSQLHACITHLRKMLVSKKDAGSALGIKRSHECEDEVVTFSAMDMSVRGLGNLGNTCFFNAVMQNLLQTPLLLLCLSEDALQAPHVLNPPELPPLTVQRCKEAGSLTLALQQFFVHMASSTRGVVSPKQLFAEVCRKAARFRGFQQQDSQELLRYLLDVMKTEEIRRIKLGILECFGSKEKKRIDGMEEETKQKIRTYGRCATRTFVDSVFGGELASTVVCQQCNDVSVVYESFLDLSLSLQHESVPVAVLPKKGGKRGVQAAAAAALFQGGNSQANAVSKHKHKQMAKKKRKNAKKKNFQKVKMNVASQSDQGADESGSSRDQTSHIIVTNMYENNEQLQSQDIDVKHTFTELQNVNDFTNQGDCMTVQSVGGQQDAGDRDQITDGDLMKPSEDDGECQCVVKSKTTELHDAAASITDGNVECVSPKLEQSSDTDLCCSFEILQIQDKVNGMIQNAEKMLQQGCKVTETTTEGKENVMSNSYDSIDLLSVQEMACEDDNRTLSAKTVTENGFARQRNIDIIDQFQINTLESSISTTGAADELEGLANADKVDDSGHYESKGNVVHNTKQLNLGMQISQRAETAVSDANDAITEVLCSKLLTGTLAPPYLPKHGELSVQACLARFSSTEVLDGMNKFSCNQCTKLALKKQQTVTVGEDNSSKFVHLEPDEENDNIDDKNTISSMENSDDCCESSDSGMSENQGDRHESETPAKSPLETKPTMPPVYTVATKQLLLHRLPPVLTLHLKRFQQVRYGLQKITEAVLFPFILDLAPFCTGSCKTPANEEGRILYSLYGIVEHVGTLRSGHYTAYVKLRSSPCQLNHKQDIPELNEVVVESKAVATGTESNWYHISDSKVSCVSEDRVRSSQAYILFYERLN